Proteins from one Thermostichus vulcanus str. 'Rupite' genomic window:
- a CDS encoding DUF389 domain-containing protein, with protein MRWRRRVRRFWWSSSGDWRWLGEKPIPVASLNRLVWRDSVPSLSFFVMLSLSGIISTLGLLADSTAVVIGAMIIAPLMGPILGIAYAAAVANRRLLKRAALTLLIGSLTTVLSALLICQVAGLRDLNDEIRMRTQPTLLDLGVALGAGVAGAFAKSRKSVADAFPGVAIAVALIPPLSVMGIGLALSDWETLGGSSLLFITNLAGIIFSGILTFLWQRYGSLERAQGGIAFVGMVIALIGIPLGISLRNLLLQSNIRQQVRELLENQLDPFEKTHLRSLRVRQRRQGLEVDIEISAPPQQMTEADLQRVQNVLQDTLGQPVALQVSLIPVQQFQLSTDPEGQP; from the coding sequence GTGCGGTGGCGTAGGCGAGTGCGGCGATTTTGGTGGAGCAGCAGTGGGGATTGGCGTTGGCTGGGGGAAAAACCCATTCCAGTAGCCAGCTTGAACCGCTTGGTCTGGAGAGACTCGGTTCCTTCCCTCAGTTTCTTTGTCATGCTCAGTCTCTCCGGCATTATTTCTACCTTAGGTCTGTTGGCAGATAGTACGGCAGTGGTGATCGGGGCAATGATCATCGCGCCTTTGATGGGCCCCATTTTGGGTATAGCCTATGCTGCGGCTGTGGCCAATCGTCGGTTATTGAAACGGGCTGCCCTAACACTACTGATCGGCAGCTTAACCACGGTCCTCAGTGCCCTCCTGATTTGCCAAGTTGCCGGATTGCGGGACTTGAACGATGAGATCCGGATGCGCACTCAACCAACGTTGCTGGATCTGGGGGTAGCTTTGGGGGCGGGGGTGGCGGGGGCCTTTGCCAAATCCCGTAAGTCGGTGGCGGATGCTTTTCCAGGGGTCGCGATTGCGGTCGCTTTGATTCCGCCCTTAAGTGTGATGGGTATAGGGTTAGCTCTTTCCGATTGGGAAACGTTGGGGGGATCCTCTCTGCTGTTTATCACCAATCTGGCAGGCATTATTTTCAGTGGCATCCTCACTTTTCTCTGGCAACGCTATGGATCGTTGGAGCGGGCACAGGGAGGGATCGCCTTTGTGGGAATGGTTATAGCGTTGATCGGGATCCCGCTGGGGATTTCACTGCGCAATTTACTGCTACAGTCCAATATCCGTCAGCAGGTGCGAGAACTGCTGGAAAATCAATTGGATCCCTTTGAAAAGACTCACTTGCGCTCGTTGCGGGTGCGGCAGCGGCGACAGGGATTGGAAGTGGATATCGAAATCTCTGCGCCCCCTCAGCAAATGACGGAAGCCGATTTGCAAAGGGTGCAAAACGTTTTGCAGGATACTCTTGGGCAACCGGTGGCGCTGCAGGTGAGTTTGATCCCGGTACAGCAATTTCAACTGTCTACGGATCCAGAAGGTCAACCTTAA
- the gcvT gene encoding glycine cleavage system aminomethyltransferase GcvT: MSSTPLQRTPLFALHRALGARFVPFSGWEMPVQYQGVVAEHRAVREKVGVFDISHMGKFTLWGPELGSQLNRLLPTDLRPLPAGSGRYTVLLNPQGGIVDDVIFYQHPPQVEREHWSVIVNAATRQKDWDWLHQHLSGIPGVNLQDHSDTRVLLAVQGPEAEPALQPYLRGSLVDLGRFQHGQFKGKEGFSGEAIFVARTGYTGEDGFEVMLNLEDGIFLWEQLMQAGVQPCGLGCRDTLRLEAALHLYGQDMDETTTPLEAGLAWLVNNPGDYIGKLALEAQRNQGIPRRLVGFRMLERAIPRTGYAIWAAGSSDPIGRVTSGTHSPSLGYGIGLGYVNPDWTKVGSRLEIEIRGQHWPAEVVKRPFYRPQA, from the coding sequence ATGAGTTCCACTCCACTGCAGCGCACCCCTCTGTTTGCCCTTCATCGAGCTTTGGGGGCCCGGTTTGTTCCTTTTTCCGGCTGGGAAATGCCGGTGCAGTACCAAGGAGTGGTGGCGGAGCATCGGGCTGTTCGGGAGAAGGTAGGGGTGTTTGATATTTCCCACATGGGCAAATTCACCCTCTGGGGACCTGAGCTGGGATCCCAGTTGAACCGTCTGCTGCCTACAGATCTGCGCCCCTTACCAGCGGGATCCGGTCGCTACACGGTCCTGCTAAACCCCCAGGGGGGCATTGTGGATGATGTAATTTTCTATCAGCATCCCCCCCAAGTGGAGCGGGAACACTGGAGCGTGATCGTCAATGCCGCCACTCGCCAGAAGGATTGGGATTGGCTGCACCAGCATTTGAGCGGGATCCCAGGGGTCAACCTGCAGGATCACTCCGACACCCGCGTGCTGTTGGCGGTGCAGGGGCCAGAGGCAGAGCCAGCCCTACAACCCTATCTCCGGGGATCCCTGGTAGATTTGGGGCGGTTTCAGCATGGCCAGTTTAAGGGAAAGGAAGGATTCTCGGGAGAGGCGATCTTTGTGGCTCGCACCGGCTATACCGGCGAAGACGGGTTTGAGGTGATGCTCAACCTTGAGGATGGGATTTTTTTGTGGGAGCAGTTGATGCAAGCGGGGGTGCAACCCTGTGGATTGGGCTGCCGCGATACGCTGCGGTTGGAGGCAGCCCTGCATCTGTACGGGCAGGATATGGATGAAACCACAACCCCGCTGGAGGCAGGCTTGGCTTGGTTGGTGAACAATCCGGGGGACTACATCGGTAAATTGGCTCTAGAGGCCCAGCGAAATCAGGGGATCCCACGTCGCTTGGTGGGCTTTCGCATGTTGGAACGGGCCATCCCCCGCACAGGCTATGCCATTTGGGCCGCCGGCAGTTCGGATCCCATTGGCCGGGTGACCAGTGGCACCCATTCGCCGAGTCTGGGCTACGGCATTGGCCTAGGGTACGTGAATCCGGATTGGACAAAGGTGGGATCCCGGTTGGAGATTGAGATTCGCGGCCAGCACTGGCCTGCCGAAGTGGTGAAACGACCTTTTTATCGCCCTCAGGCTTAA
- a CDS encoding sigma-70 family RNA polymerase sigma factor: MSDNLDLQDAVGRFLKTIGRYSLLTAEEELRLAHQVQQMMLLLEQRQSYESVEDWARRMGIPLGELQQILRQGEAAKKRMVECNLRLVVSIAKRYRNRGLPFLDLIQEGTIGLTRAVEKFDPTRGYKFSTYATWWIRQSVNRGIQNKGRMIRLPAHMYEKVSQVKRRYRELSSEKGSRPQAEEVFESLEIGDNYRDLITRHMAEMRSLNVGVGDEDGTELQHFIQDEDNDPVEHLNRVAHREEVRALVGQLSDREQQVIVARYGLDGSSGLTLREIGEHIGLSRERVRQIERRALRKLRRLQQEYSTPKTSKRLNPLN; this comes from the coding sequence ATGTCGGACAATCTTGATCTGCAAGATGCGGTGGGACGTTTCTTAAAAACCATCGGTCGTTACTCGTTGCTGACTGCGGAAGAAGAATTGCGTCTGGCTCACCAGGTTCAACAGATGATGCTGCTGCTGGAGCAACGCCAGAGCTATGAGTCCGTGGAAGACTGGGCCAGACGGATGGGGATCCCTTTGGGAGAGCTACAGCAAATCCTGAGGCAGGGGGAGGCGGCCAAAAAGCGGATGGTGGAATGCAACCTGCGGCTGGTGGTGTCGATCGCTAAGCGCTATCGCAATCGTGGCTTGCCCTTTTTGGACTTGATTCAGGAGGGTACCATCGGCCTCACCCGAGCGGTAGAAAAGTTTGATCCCACCCGAGGTTATAAATTTTCCACCTATGCCACCTGGTGGATCCGGCAGAGTGTGAACCGCGGGATCCAAAACAAAGGCCGCATGATCCGACTGCCGGCCCACATGTATGAGAAAGTCTCGCAGGTAAAACGGCGCTACCGGGAGTTGTCTTCCGAAAAGGGATCCCGTCCGCAAGCTGAAGAGGTGTTTGAGTCTCTGGAGATTGGCGATAACTACCGGGATTTGATTACCCGTCACATGGCAGAGATGCGCTCCCTCAACGTGGGGGTAGGGGATGAAGACGGCACGGAATTGCAACACTTTATTCAAGACGAAGACAACGATCCTGTCGAACATCTCAATCGCGTCGCCCATCGGGAGGAAGTGCGTGCCCTAGTGGGTCAACTGAGCGACCGGGAACAACAGGTGATCGTGGCTCGGTATGGATTGGATGGATCGAGTGGCCTAACGCTGCGGGAAATTGGCGAGCATATCGGTCTTTCTCGGGAGCGGGTACGGCAAATTGAGCGGCGGGCTTTACGAAAATTGCGGCGATTGCAACAGGAATACTCCACCCCCAAAACCAGCAAGCGGCTTAACCCCTTGAACTAA
- the hemE gene encoding uroporphyrinogen decarboxylase yields MSHSPAMSSATLSTASDGGRLLRAARGEVLDRPPVWMMRQAGRYMAVYRELQSKYTFKQRCEIPELAIEISLQPFRAFAPDGVILFSDILTPLEGMGIPFELVEHQGPIIDPPIRSQAQIDQIRLLEPEESLPFIKTILKTLRQEVEGKATLLGFVGSPWTLACYAVEGRSSKDYAHIKGLAFTQPELLHQLLGKLADSIARYVVYQIECGAQVVQLFDTWAGQLSPTDYEVWALPYQKQIVDYVKARYPQVPLVLYINGSAALLERVGRAGIDIFSLDWMSDMAEARTRLGSLAVQGNLDPMVLLGSPQLIRQRTLEIIQKAGPQGHIMNLGHGIHQTTPEANVHHFFETVRHSAELLKAWL; encoded by the coding sequence ATGTCGCACTCACCCGCCATGTCCAGTGCCACCCTTTCCACCGCCAGCGATGGCGGTCGTTTGCTGCGGGCAGCTCGGGGAGAAGTATTGGATCGTCCCCCCGTTTGGATGATGCGGCAGGCGGGTCGCTACATGGCCGTTTATCGGGAGTTGCAGAGCAAATACACCTTTAAGCAGCGGTGTGAGATCCCGGAATTGGCGATTGAAATCTCGTTGCAACCCTTCCGGGCCTTTGCCCCCGATGGGGTGATCCTGTTTAGCGATATCCTTACCCCCCTGGAAGGGATGGGGATCCCGTTTGAATTGGTGGAGCACCAAGGGCCGATCATTGACCCGCCGATTCGCTCACAGGCGCAAATTGACCAGATTCGGTTATTGGAGCCGGAAGAAAGTCTGCCCTTCATCAAGACCATTTTGAAGACGTTGCGACAGGAGGTTGAAGGGAAAGCCACCCTGTTGGGGTTTGTCGGATCCCCCTGGACGTTGGCCTGTTATGCCGTCGAGGGACGCAGCTCGAAAGACTATGCCCACATCAAGGGTCTGGCCTTTACGCAACCGGAGCTGTTGCATCAATTGCTCGGTAAACTGGCGGATAGCATTGCCCGTTACGTTGTGTACCAAATCGAGTGTGGTGCCCAGGTGGTGCAGCTATTCGATACCTGGGCCGGGCAGCTTAGCCCTACCGATTACGAGGTTTGGGCTTTGCCTTACCAAAAGCAAATCGTCGATTACGTGAAAGCCCGATATCCACAGGTGCCGCTGGTGCTCTACATCAATGGCAGTGCCGCGTTGCTAGAACGAGTCGGTCGGGCCGGGATCGATATTTTCAGCCTTGATTGGATGAGTGATATGGCCGAGGCACGGACTCGCCTGGGATCCCTGGCGGTACAGGGGAATCTTGACCCGATGGTGTTGTTGGGATCCCCGCAGTTGATTCGACAACGCACCCTGGAAATTATCCAAAAAGCGGGCCCTCAGGGCCACATTATGAACTTGGGCCATGGCATTCACCAAACCACCCCAGAAGCAAATGTGCATCATTTCTTCGAGACAGTGCGCCACTCGGCAGAGCTGCTGAAAGCCTGGTTGTGA
- the gloA gene encoding lactoylglutathione lyase, whose translation MRLLHTMIRVGNLERSLQFYCEVLGMRLLRKKDYPTGRFTLAFVGYGDESETAVIELTHNWDTDHYDLGNGYGHIALGVEDIYGTCEAIKARGGKVVREPGPMKHGSTVIAFVEDPDGYKIELIQTQSLAAELEKVAAVGSTA comes from the coding sequence ATGCGTCTTCTCCACACCATGATCCGCGTTGGCAACCTGGAACGCTCCCTACAGTTTTATTGCGAGGTACTGGGGATGCGCCTGCTGCGCAAGAAAGACTACCCAACCGGAAGATTTACTCTCGCCTTCGTCGGCTATGGCGATGAATCAGAAACGGCGGTGATTGAACTGACCCACAACTGGGACACCGACCACTACGATCTGGGCAATGGCTATGGCCACATCGCCTTGGGCGTGGAAGATATCTACGGCACCTGTGAAGCGATCAAAGCTCGGGGGGGCAAGGTAGTGCGCGAACCCGGCCCGATGAAACATGGCAGCACGGTGATCGCCTTTGTCGAGGATCCGGATGGCTACAAAATCGAGTTAATCCAGACCCAATCCTTGGCTGCTGAACTGGAAAAAGTGGCTGCGGTGGGTAGCACTGCCTAA
- a CDS encoding Uma2 family endonuclease, with protein sequence MAISTLPPVALTQVHLSPGSHLLIEGVSWEQYEAFLEELGEERRVPRINYCDGILELMSPLPAHERPHRIIAHILVALLDAQERAWEDFGSTTFRKPKRAGLEPDTCFYIQHAPQVCSHMRMDMEVDPPPDLAIETDVTSKTTFDAYATLEVPELWIYENRRLRIYLLTPEGYRDSTVSLVFPEVDILTLIPERVERAFEVGTSQMLREFRASLQASSAP encoded by the coding sequence ATGGCCATCTCGACTCTGCCCCCTGTAGCTCTCACCCAGGTACACCTTTCCCCTGGCAGCCACTTGCTCATCGAAGGGGTGAGCTGGGAGCAGTACGAGGCGTTTTTGGAGGAGCTGGGGGAAGAGCGGCGGGTACCCCGCATCAACTACTGCGATGGGATCCTGGAACTGATGTCGCCTTTGCCAGCTCACGAACGCCCCCACAGGATCATTGCCCACATCCTCGTGGCTCTACTGGATGCCCAAGAACGAGCTTGGGAAGATTTTGGCTCCACCACCTTCAGGAAACCGAAACGAGCGGGCTTAGAGCCGGATACGTGCTTTTACATCCAACATGCCCCTCAGGTGTGCAGCCACATGCGTATGGATATGGAAGTGGATCCGCCGCCGGATCTAGCCATTGAAACGGATGTTACTTCCAAAACCACGTTTGATGCCTATGCCACCCTAGAGGTGCCGGAGCTGTGGATTTACGAAAATCGCCGTTTACGAATTTACCTCTTAACTCCGGAGGGCTATCGGGACTCTACCGTTAGCCTGGTGTTTCCAGAGGTGGATATCCTCACCTTGATTCCGGAACGGGTGGAACGAGCTTTCGAAGTGGGTACCAGCCAAATGTTGCGGGAATTTCGAGCCTCGCTGCAAGCCTCTTCAGCACCCTAA
- the tig gene encoding trigger factor produces the protein MQVTQEKRPGSRVGLKIVVEADQVKRSYEKTLRQLVQNIQIQGFRKGKAPRNIVMHQVGRERVMASAVDDLINDAIKQAFKETKLNPLSQFELDDEVAELLAQFNPEREFSFSGYVEVYPEARVGQYKGLTVTVTRAEAKPEQIDAAIDRWRDQRATLLPVEDRPAQWGDVVMIDFKARDAEGNPLEEIATQDFQLELKEDNFIPGFVAGIVGMKLDETKEIEATFPPDYFKEELAGKTATFTVSLNEIKTKELPELDDAFVQEISSFQTVAELREHLQKRLEEDALTQSENNLETAILNAILETTEVELPETLVQQETTQLLAQSLNTLQQQGMQVGDIRKFLSQLPPETLNSLMDRYRPEAIDRLRRTLALGAIIRQEQIAVGSTELAVEVQEVMSAYAEQGTRLDPERVRRAVHEELLTQKAIAWLKSQTTVNWVDSEGNPTEAPLFSVADEDRGEPEASQVPEAEFGADEPERLETIEETTEVNTEVTEENVAKVEEAAPPEATAVDVDIDADEGKGSASGVEDSSEPEVPVEVESVDLASDPAPPLAHESATPASEAIPDETKPNKKGKKGK, from the coding sequence ATGCAGGTCACACAAGAAAAACGTCCTGGCAGCCGGGTTGGCCTCAAGATCGTGGTAGAAGCCGACCAGGTAAAGCGCTCCTACGAAAAAACCCTGCGTCAACTGGTGCAGAATATCCAAATTCAAGGGTTTCGTAAGGGCAAGGCCCCCCGCAACATTGTTATGCATCAGGTGGGCCGTGAGCGTGTCATGGCCAGTGCTGTCGATGACCTGATCAACGATGCCATCAAACAAGCCTTCAAGGAAACCAAACTGAACCCTCTCAGCCAATTTGAGCTGGATGATGAGGTTGCGGAGCTGCTAGCCCAGTTCAATCCCGAAAGGGAATTCAGCTTCTCGGGGTATGTCGAGGTGTATCCCGAAGCCCGCGTTGGCCAATACAAAGGTCTGACAGTCACTGTCACCCGTGCAGAGGCCAAACCGGAGCAAATTGATGCAGCCATTGATCGCTGGCGAGATCAACGGGCTACCCTACTGCCGGTAGAAGATCGGCCCGCCCAATGGGGGGATGTGGTGATGATCGACTTCAAAGCCCGCGACGCAGAAGGCAATCCCCTAGAAGAGATTGCCACCCAAGACTTCCAATTGGAACTCAAAGAAGACAACTTTATTCCTGGTTTTGTGGCGGGCATTGTCGGCATGAAGCTGGACGAAACTAAGGAAATTGAAGCCACCTTCCCCCCAGACTACTTCAAAGAAGAGTTGGCTGGGAAAACGGCAACTTTTACCGTCAGCCTTAACGAGATCAAAACCAAAGAGCTGCCCGAGCTAGATGATGCCTTTGTGCAGGAGATCAGCAGCTTCCAAACCGTGGCCGAACTGCGGGAACATCTGCAAAAACGCCTTGAAGAGGATGCCTTAACACAATCGGAGAATAACTTAGAAACTGCCATTCTCAACGCCATTCTGGAAACCACTGAGGTGGAATTGCCCGAAACTCTGGTACAACAGGAAACCACACAACTGTTGGCCCAAAGCCTCAATACCCTGCAACAGCAAGGGATGCAGGTGGGAGACATTCGCAAGTTTTTGTCGCAGTTGCCCCCAGAGACCCTGAACAGTTTGATGGATCGCTACCGTCCAGAAGCCATCGATCGGCTGCGGCGCACCCTGGCTTTGGGCGCTATCATTCGGCAGGAGCAAATTGCGGTCGGTTCAACTGAATTGGCAGTGGAAGTACAAGAGGTGATGTCTGCCTATGCAGAGCAGGGCACCCGCTTGGATCCAGAACGGGTACGACGGGCAGTTCATGAGGAATTGCTCACCCAAAAAGCCATTGCCTGGTTAAAGTCCCAAACCACAGTCAACTGGGTAGATAGCGAGGGTAACCCCACTGAAGCGCCTCTCTTCTCTGTAGCTGATGAAGACAGGGGTGAACCTGAAGCCTCGCAAGTGCCCGAAGCAGAGTTTGGGGCCGATGAACCAGAAAGATTAGAAACAATAGAGGAAACGACAGAAGTCAATACAGAAGTCACTGAAGAAAATGTGGCAAAAGTAGAGGAGGCTGCTCCTCCAGAGGCCACTGCCGTTGATGTTGATATTGATGCTGATGAAGGGAAAGGCTCTGCATCTGGGGTTGAAGATAGCTCAGAGCCAGAAGTCCCTGTTGAGGTAGAGTCAGTAGACTTAGCCTCTGACCCGGCACCTCCCTTAGCGCACGAGAGTGCAACTCCAGCATCAGAGGCCATCCCCGACGAAACCAAACCCAACAAAAAGGGCAAGAAAGGGAAATAA
- a CDS encoding sensor histidine kinase: protein MGLAAGILIGLGVGLVCALLLLWQSHRRFKRELQRLVSLVNSPLAPHSPEEMLSLLSRQLRQQQLDWVSQNQQLQDWQYLSQRLPWGYLRVDENNVVLDCNPVAQRLLRINQWQPGIKLLLEWVRSYELDQLIEATRQQQADSPTQSREWIFYPSGGDGKPIPLRAWGLPLPRSHVAIFLEDRLEAKMLTQQRDRWASDVAHELKTPLTSIRLLAETLQSRVDSAQAVWVDRLLNETLRLIRLVEDLLELSALNLGAGSQLQLHSVDLAVLVREAWQSLEPLAKPRQQELHLTGTKQACLWGDEQRLYRLILNLLDNAIKYGKPGSPVHVVLAEAGSEVGLEVYDHGPGLAADQFESVFQPFYRTDTARARSKGGTGLGLAIVRQIVEAHGGTIQLSNHFQTGGLWIRVKLPQKRLDPL from the coding sequence ATGGGATTGGCAGCCGGGATCCTAATCGGACTGGGAGTCGGGTTGGTGTGTGCTCTGCTCCTGCTCTGGCAAAGTCATCGTCGCTTCAAACGGGAGTTGCAACGGCTGGTATCCCTGGTCAATAGCCCTTTGGCGCCTCATTCTCCGGAGGAAATGCTCAGTCTGCTCAGTCGCCAGCTCCGCCAACAGCAACTGGATTGGGTCAGTCAAAACCAGCAGCTGCAAGATTGGCAATACCTGAGTCAGCGCCTCCCCTGGGGGTATTTGCGGGTGGATGAGAACAATGTTGTCCTGGACTGCAACCCGGTGGCCCAGCGCCTTTTGCGCATCAACCAATGGCAACCAGGCATCAAGCTGCTCCTAGAATGGGTGCGTTCTTATGAATTGGATCAGCTGATCGAAGCCACCCGTCAGCAGCAGGCTGACAGTCCCACCCAGAGCCGGGAGTGGATTTTTTATCCTTCAGGGGGGGATGGCAAACCGATTCCGCTCCGAGCTTGGGGTCTGCCGCTGCCCCGGTCTCATGTGGCCATTTTCTTGGAGGATCGGCTGGAAGCCAAAATGCTAACCCAACAACGGGATCGCTGGGCTTCCGATGTGGCCCACGAACTGAAAACCCCCCTGACCTCGATTCGCTTGCTGGCGGAAACCCTACAGAGCCGCGTTGATTCAGCCCAAGCGGTTTGGGTAGACCGCCTACTCAACGAAACGCTGCGCCTCATCCGCTTAGTGGAGGATTTACTGGAACTGAGTGCCCTCAACTTGGGGGCGGGATCCCAGTTGCAACTGCATTCGGTGGATTTGGCTGTTTTGGTTCGAGAAGCCTGGCAAAGTCTGGAACCTCTGGCTAAGCCCCGCCAGCAGGAACTGCATCTGACGGGCACGAAACAAGCCTGCCTCTGGGGCGATGAACAACGTCTGTATCGACTGATTTTGAACCTGCTGGACAACGCTATCAAATACGGCAAGCCAGGATCCCCAGTGCATGTGGTTTTGGCCGAAGCGGGATCCGAGGTAGGCCTGGAGGTATACGATCACGGGCCAGGATTGGCCGCCGATCAGTTCGAGTCGGTGTTTCAACCCTTCTACCGCACCGATACGGCCCGCGCTCGCAGCAAGGGAGGCACTGGCCTAGGGCTGGCGATCGTGCGACAAATTGTTGAGGCTCATGGGGGCACGATTCAATTATCCAATCATTTCCAGACAGGTGGGCTATGGATCCGGGTGAAACTGCCGCAAAAACGACTGGATCCCTTGTGA
- the ccsB gene encoding c-type cytochrome biogenesis protein CcsB, whose protein sequence is MDLTQLQSLLNNAAFAICFGAMLLYWAGATFPQVKLLAELGLAGMIGANLTIAALLAARWIDAGYFPLSNLYESLFFLAWGITTLHWVALHWSRSRWVGVMTAPVVTGIVAFAALVLPEDMQMAQPLVPALQSNWLMMHVTVMLLSYAALLVGSLLSVSFLIVTRGQAVQLKGNSLGLQFRAPQRSTHPEWAENPTPAHVSELAYATAGIPSARSAAASLSEPSPPLEPAGIPLQRLTLAEILDNTSYRLIGLGFPLLTIGIIAGAVWANEAWGTYWSWDPKETWALITWLVFAAYLHARITKGWQGRRPALLASLGFVVVWVCYLGVNLLGKGLHSYGWFF, encoded by the coding sequence ATGGATCTCACCCAGTTGCAAAGTCTGCTGAACAATGCGGCGTTTGCCATCTGTTTTGGGGCGATGTTGCTTTACTGGGCTGGGGCAACCTTCCCACAGGTAAAGCTCTTGGCAGAATTGGGTTTGGCGGGGATGATCGGGGCTAACCTGACGATCGCGGCCCTGTTGGCGGCCCGTTGGATCGATGCGGGCTACTTCCCCTTGAGCAACCTCTACGAATCCTTGTTTTTCCTGGCTTGGGGGATCACCACCCTCCATTGGGTGGCGCTCCATTGGAGCCGTAGCCGCTGGGTCGGAGTGATGACGGCTCCGGTGGTGACAGGGATTGTTGCGTTTGCCGCCTTGGTGTTGCCTGAAGATATGCAGATGGCCCAACCCTTGGTACCGGCTCTGCAATCCAACTGGTTGATGATGCATGTCACGGTGATGTTGCTCAGCTATGCCGCCCTGTTGGTGGGATCCCTGCTCTCGGTGAGCTTTTTAATCGTGACTCGTGGCCAAGCTGTACAACTGAAGGGCAACTCTCTCGGTCTTCAATTTCGTGCTCCGCAGCGCTCAACCCATCCCGAATGGGCGGAGAATCCTACCCCAGCCCATGTCTCAGAGTTGGCCTATGCCACCGCTGGGATCCCCTCTGCTCGCTCCGCCGCAGCCTCTTTGTCTGAACCTAGCCCACCCCTTGAACCGGCAGGGATCCCGTTGCAGCGCCTCACTCTAGCGGAAATTTTGGACAACACCAGCTACCGGCTCATCGGGTTGGGGTTTCCGTTGCTCACCATCGGCATCATTGCTGGGGCCGTTTGGGCCAACGAAGCTTGGGGTACCTACTGGAGCTGGGATCCAAAAGAAACCTGGGCCTTAATCACTTGGTTGGTGTTTGCCGCCTATCTCCACGCCCGCATCACCAAGGGTTGGCAAGGAAGACGCCCCGCCCTTTTGGCCAGCCTCGGGTTTGTGGTGGTTTGGGTGTGTTATCTGGGGGTGAACCTGTTGGGCAAAGGCTTACACAGCTACGGCTGGTTTTTCTAA
- a CDS encoding LapA family protein — protein MRLFNYLILFSALLAIALFAMQNATPVTVTFAPGVSIESPLVMELLAASGIGATLAWLYSLWMRVQFTVEAREKNRQLQEKEVAITELKEMVVELEGKVKQLPPSKRAEPQEEIQAVEEVTTEGSPA, from the coding sequence ATGCGACTGTTCAACTACCTGATCTTGTTTTCGGCCCTCCTGGCCATTGCTCTCTTTGCCATGCAAAACGCCACCCCTGTCACCGTTACCTTTGCCCCTGGCGTGAGCATCGAAAGCCCTCTGGTAATGGAGCTGCTGGCTGCCTCTGGAATTGGTGCCACTCTAGCCTGGCTCTACAGCCTCTGGATGCGGGTGCAATTTACCGTTGAGGCCCGTGAGAAAAATCGACAACTGCAAGAAAAAGAGGTGGCCATCACAGAACTGAAGGAAATGGTGGTGGAACTCGAGGGAAAAGTGAAGCAATTGCCCCCTAGCAAACGCGCCGAACCACAAGAGGAAATCCAGGCGGTGGAAGAAGTGACCACCGAGGGATCCCCAGCTTAA
- a CDS encoding helix-turn-helix domain-containing protein has protein sequence MGTDYHSADLLSERELQVIELIAAGMTNQDIAEHLEISKRTVDNHISNILSKTRTTNRVALVRWALQWGKVCLDEVNCCTLVDDKIA, from the coding sequence ATGGGTACCGACTATCATTCCGCGGATTTGTTGTCGGAGCGGGAATTGCAAGTCATCGAGTTGATCGCGGCGGGCATGACCAATCAAGACATCGCGGAACATTTGGAAATTAGCAAACGCACCGTTGATAATCACATCAGCAACATCTTGAGCAAAACGCGAACGACTAACCGGGTTGCTTTGGTTCGCTGGGCCTTGCAGTGGGGAAAAGTCTGTCTGGATGAAGTGAATTGCTGCACCTTGGTGGATGACAAAATTGCTTAA